A region from the Canis lupus dingo isolate Sandy chromosome X, ASM325472v2, whole genome shotgun sequence genome encodes:
- the AWAT2 gene encoding acyl-CoA wax alcohol acyltransferase 2, with product MMPLPSKKDLKTAMEVFAVFQWALSAFIIVITVIFVNLYLVVFTPYWPVTALILTWLAFDWKTPERGGRRLACVRNWCLWKQYCDYFPLKLLKTHDISPSHNYILACHPHGLLSHSCFGHFATDTSGFSKIFPGITPYILTLGAFFWVPLLREYVMSSGACSVSRASMDFLLTHKGTGNMLIVVVGGLAECRYSLPGSTTLVLKNRTGFVRMALQHGVPLIPAYAFGETDLYNQHIFTPGGLVNCFQKWVQRMVHIYPCAFYGRGFTENSWGLLPYARPVTTVVGKPLPLPKIENPSQETVAKYHVLYIDALRKLYDQHKAKFGISETQELVIV from the exons TAATCACCGTAATCTTTGTCAACCTCTACCTGGTGGTGTTCACCCCATACTGGCCTGTCACTGCGCTCATTCTCACCTGGCTGGCTTTTGACTGGAAGACCCCAGAGCGAG GTGGCCGCCGGCTTGCCTGTGTGAGGAATTGGTGCCTGTGGAAACAGTATTGTGATTACTTTCCCCTCAAG CTTTTGAAGACTCATGATATCTCCCCCAGCCACAACTACATCCTTGCGTGCCACCCTCATGGGCTCTTGTCCCACTCATGCTTTGGCCACTTTGCCACGGACACCTCAGGCTTCTCCAAGATCTTTCCTGGTATCACCCCTTATATTCTCACACTGGGAGCTTTTTTCTGGGTGCCGTTGCTCAGAGAGTATGTCATGTCTTCAG GGGCCTGCTCTGTGAGCCGAGCCTCCATGGACTTTCTGCTCACACATAAAGGCACAGGCAACATGCTGATTGTGGTGGTTGGTGGCCTGGCTGAATGCAGATACAGCCTGCCAGGCTCTACCACCCTGGTCTTGAAGAATCGGACTGGCTTTGTACGCATGGCCCTTCAGCATGG AGTGCCTCTAATTCCTGCCTATGCTTTTGGGGAGACAGACCTCTACAATCAGCACATTTTCACTCCAGGGGGCTTGGTGAATTGCTTCCAGAAGTGGGTGCAGCGTATGGTACACATCTACCCTTGTGCTTTCTATGGGCGTGGCTTCACGGAGAACTCCTGGGGCTTACTGCCCTATGCTCGTCCTGTAACCACTGTTG TTGGGAAGCCTCTACCATTGCCCAAGATTGAGAACCCGAGCCAGGAGACTGTGGCTAAATACCACGTGCTCTATATCGATGCCCTACGCAAACTGTATGACCAGCATAAGGCCAAGTTTGGCATCTCGGAGACCCAGGAACTGGTGATAGTTTGA